Proteins co-encoded in one Clostridia bacterium genomic window:
- a CDS encoding helix-turn-helix transcriptional regulator, with protein MNLVLTRHYEFDTMILRFNEKTVYRMGGKIMLFDMKDTEFSIVDVLKLERYENMNASTVCNGRPISVLSCRFSGSTEINVDGKILKPAVNQYFLCPAYTKYTQVYHTEELIAIHLEFSKNPPQKPEVIPCMLPEVRENFSKLYTYWSQKKPGYLYKCKSIVYNILYLLCKANQNDANIKIKKSMDYLYTNFRQTDFSIEKMIGLSYLSQAYFRRIFFKQYGCSIVDFVNRLRIEYAKSLLESKELRIKEIASMAGFKDEKYFSQVFKKLTGYTPTEYC; from the coding sequence ATGAACCTTGTATTGACAAGGCATTATGAATTTGATACAATGATTTTGCGGTTTAACGAAAAAACAGTTTATAGGATGGGTGGTAAAATAATGCTATTCGATATGAAAGATACCGAGTTTTCAATTGTGGATGTTCTTAAACTTGAACGTTATGAAAATATGAACGCCTCTACTGTGTGCAACGGTCGCCCTATATCGGTATTATCCTGCAGATTTTCTGGTTCAACCGAAATAAATGTTGACGGCAAAATTCTAAAACCTGCCGTCAATCAGTATTTTCTATGTCCTGCCTATACAAAGTATACGCAAGTTTATCATACCGAAGAGCTCATTGCTATTCACCTTGAATTTTCCAAAAACCCACCGCAAAAGCCCGAAGTGATTCCTTGCATGCTTCCCGAGGTCAGGGAAAACTTTTCAAAGCTATACACGTACTGGTCTCAAAAAAAGCCCGGGTACCTCTACAAATGCAAATCCATTGTGTATAATATTTTGTATTTGCTCTGCAAGGCCAATCAAAACGATGCAAATATAAAAATCAAAAAATCTATGGACTACTTGTATACAAATTTTAGGCAAACCGACTTCAGCATTGAAAAAATGATTGGTCTTTCCTATTTGAGTCAAGCTTATTTCCGTCGAATATTTTTCAAGCAATACGGATGCTCCATTGTTGATTTTGTAAACCGCCTGCGTATTGAATATGCAAAATCCTTACTGGAAAGTAAGGAATTAAGAATCAAAGAAATTGCATCCATGGCAGGCTTTAAAGACGAAAAATATTTCTCGCAGGTTTTCAAAAAGCTTACCGGATACACCCCAACGGAATATTGCTGA